The following are encoded together in the Erwinia sp. E602 genome:
- a CDS encoding glycosyltransferase family 2 protein: protein MSQRQKLSVVLIAKDAADLLPECLESVSWADEIVLLDSGSHDGTPEIAARHGAAVYHASEWHGYGKQRQLAQSYASHPWILMLDCDERVTPALREEIEQALMLPAAETVYSLPRRNLFLGRFMRHSGWYPDRVTRLYPRRYQYNDHQVHESLATAGARVVALKGDLLHLTCRDFSAFQWKQFAYAEAWAKQRHQQGRRCGIASIFGHTAGAFLKTLVLRAGFLDGKQGWLLAVVNAQYTFNKYTALWALNHASRNGRL, encoded by the coding sequence ATGAGCCAACGTCAGAAACTGTCGGTGGTGCTGATTGCCAAAGATGCGGCTGACCTGCTCCCCGAGTGCCTGGAGTCGGTCAGCTGGGCCGATGAGATCGTGCTGCTGGACTCCGGCAGCCACGACGGCACGCCGGAGATCGCCGCCCGCCACGGCGCCGCGGTGTATCACGCCAGCGAGTGGCACGGTTACGGCAAACAGCGCCAGCTGGCACAGAGCTACGCCAGCCATCCGTGGATCCTGATGCTCGACTGCGACGAACGGGTGACGCCCGCGCTGCGCGAGGAGATTGAACAGGCGCTGATGCTGCCGGCGGCAGAGACCGTCTACAGCCTGCCGCGCCGCAACCTGTTCCTCGGCCGCTTTATGCGCCACAGCGGCTGGTATCCGGATCGCGTTACGCGTCTCTATCCGCGCCGCTACCAGTACAATGACCACCAGGTGCATGAGTCGCTGGCGACGGCAGGCGCACGGGTGGTGGCACTTAAGGGCGATCTGCTGCACCTCACCTGTCGTGATTTCTCCGCCTTTCAGTGGAAGCAGTTCGCCTACGCCGAGGCCTGGGCAAAGCAGCGCCACCAGCAGGGCAGGCGCTGTGGCATCGCGTCAATTTTCGGCCATACAGCCGGTGCATTTCTGAAAACGCTGGTGCTGCGCGCCGGTTTTCTTGACGGTAAGCAGGGCTGGCTGCTGGCGGTAGTCAACGCCCAGTACACCTTTAATAAATACACCGCCCTCTGGGCACTCAATCATGCATCCAGGAACGGCAGACTATGA